From the genome of Candidatus Nitrosocosmicus oleophilus, one region includes:
- a CDS encoding nucleotidyltransferase family protein codes for MKIVLLAGGVGSRARPYSDYSPKALIPINGKPLIDYIIRYISKSSHVTEIIIVCEFDSYGKQIINYLDGKEAIIGKKIIFIEDRKKGTGGALLECMKKLEKESFFMVWYADNLCAVDINSLVKDYIKINSESDDGLIGIIISRSHRKEETGRLILDKKCTKNTYLIKEFSEKPIVKLEYPEASGIYLFNNRIMNFLRIKSNEKDGKSFDLSSDILSKIRISDNNSIYCYDVFLNGTDWIDIESPTYLERNKKLVDKVVLEMESSNLK; via the coding sequence ATGAAGATAGTATTACTGGCAGGTGGCGTAGGCTCTAGAGCAAGACCATACAGCGATTATAGTCCAAAGGCGTTAATTCCGATTAATGGAAAGCCCTTGATTGACTACATAATAAGATATATTTCTAAATCCTCTCATGTTACTGAAATCATTATAGTTTGTGAATTTGACTCATACGGAAAACAAATCATTAATTATCTAGATGGTAAGGAAGCGATTATTGGCAAGAAAATCATTTTTATTGAAGATAGAAAAAAGGGGACTGGTGGTGCACTCCTAGAGTGTATGAAAAAATTGGAGAAAGAATCTTTCTTCATGGTATGGTATGCTGACAACTTGTGTGCTGTGGATATAAACAGTCTTGTTAAGGATTATATTAAAATCAATTCCGAATCGGATGATGGACTAATAGGAATAATAATATCCAGATCGCACCGTAAAGAGGAAACAGGCAGGCTGATCCTGGACAAGAAATGTACAAAAAATACCTACCTAATTAAGGAATTTAGTGAAAAACCAATTGTCAAGCTTGAATACCCAGAAGCATCAGGAATTTATCTTTTCAACAATAGAATAATGAATTTTTTAAGAATAAAATCAAATGAGAAGGACGGAAAAAGTTTTGATCTATCTTCAGATATTTTATCTAAAATAAGAATTAGTGATAATAATAGTATCTATTGTTACGATGTGTTTCTTAATGGAACAGATTGGATAGATATAGAATCACCTACCTATTTAGAAAGAAACAAAAAACTAGTAGACAAGGTTGTATTAGAGATGGAATCATCGAATCTTAAATGA